The Tenebrio molitor chromosome 5, icTenMoli1.1, whole genome shotgun sequence genome has a segment encoding these proteins:
- the LOC138132210 gene encoding Golgi integral membrane protein 4 isoform X1, with translation MTTSRIVRGTKARIFLYICGVLIITGIIACYNNTLSQLEDARKSNEICHQQEENLSTQLQVISDYKQRLEKSLKTEKAEHQQVKHDLENKLNEEKLKNEKSINEANVRFTTLQQHFNLLQTQYDDMQAKLKQVQEELKEVKVSKESLKSKYLELLDKTEHLQADKEDLQKQVEQHVKDNGEDQSNINHLTKINHELQREMAELRGKCSGYESIQAPKVVPETSSPHQTHNFSKQLQIDPNQYQIKLDEKPAAEAPRPEAQQRMILGPPNQNLKTPTKSTTSSSLQASQGSLNGARPLLIPTVTPKSANKNRPPLPYLKKLPEGVVPVPEKRDVEKKTEEEKNELPDETINNRYRNKINDIALKEDAKRADEADKENGAHEVFDQHIYDNFAFGEANEPIKNAEKQNFNKQHIDQLAIEGNKIYDNEDNQQIEENEPEDDDPDYADNMGRMKDPVVRN, from the exons ATGACCACCTCAAGAATAGTGCGCGGCACCAAGGCCCGAATCTTTCTGTACATATGCGGAGTTTTGATAATAACCGGAATCATAGCGTGTTACAACAACACACTTTCCCAACTTGAGGATGCCAGAAAGTCCAATGAAATCTGCCATCAGCAGGAAGAGAACTTATCAACGCAGCTTCAAG TCATATCAGATTATAAGCAACGACTGGAGAAGTCATTAAAGACAGAGAAAGCAGAACACCAGCAAGTTAAGCATGACTTGGAAAATAAACTAAATGAggagaaattgaaaaatgagaaatcCATCAATGAGGccaatgtcagatttaccacCCTGCAGcagcattttaatttattgcaaaCACAATATGATGATATGCAAGCCAAGTTGAAACAGGTGCAGGAAGAGCTCAAGGAGGTCAAAGTTTCAAAGGAAAGCTTGAAG AGCAAATATCTTGAGTTGTTAGATAAAACTGAACATCTGCAAGCTGACAAGGAGGATTTGCAAAAGCAAGTAGAGCAACATGTGAAGGATAATGGTGAAGACCAGAGCAACATCAATCATTTGACAAAGATAAACCATGAATTACAGAGGGAAATGGCAGAGTTGAGG GGAAAATGCTCGGGTTACGAATCCATCCAAGCTCCGAAGGTGGTCCCGGAGACGTCGTCGCCCCACCAGACGCACAACTTCAGCAAGCAACTCCAGATCGACCCCAACCAGTACCAGATCAAGCTCGACGAAAAACCCGCGGCGGAAGCTCCGCGGCCCGAAGCCCAGCAACGGATGATCCTGGGTCCCCCCAACCAAAACTTAAAGACCCCGACGAAGTCGACGACATCGTCGAGCCTGCAGGCGTCGCAGGGCAGCCTGAACGGGGCGCGGCCCCTCCTCATCCCCACGGTGACCCCGAAGAGTGCCAACAAAAACCGCCCGCCGCTGCCGTACCTGAAGAAACTACCGGAGGGAGTGGTGCCCGTGCCCGAGAAGCGCGACGTGGAGAAGAAGACTGAAGAGGAGAAGAACGAGCTGCCGGACGAGACGATCAACAATCGCTACCGGAACAAGATCAACGATATCGCGCTGAAGGAGGACGCGAAGAGGGCGGACGAGGCCGACAAAGAGAACGGCGCCCACGAAGTGTTCGACCAGCACATCTACGACAACTTCGCGTTCGGGGAGGCGAACGAGCCGATTAAGAATGCCGAGAAGCAAAATTTCAACAAGCAGCACATAGATCAGTTGGCGATAGAAGGCAACAAGATCTACGACAACGAAGATAATCAACAGATCGAAGA
- the LOC138132210 gene encoding Golgi integral membrane protein 4 isoform X2 has product MTTSRIVRGTKARIFLYICGVLIITGIIACYNNTLSQLEDARKSNEICHQQEENLSTQLQVISDYKQRLEKSLKTEKAEHQQVKHDLENKLNEEKLKNEKSINEANVRFTTLQQHFNLLQTQYDDMQAKLKQVQEELKEVKVSKESLKSKYLELLDKTEHLQADKEDLQKQVEQHVKDNGEDQSNINHLTKINHELQREMAELRGKCSGYESIQAPKVVPETSSPHQTHNFSKQLQIDPNQYQIKLDEKPAAEAPRPEAQQRMILGPPNQNLKTPTKSTTSSSLQASQGSLNGARPLLIPTVTPKSANKNRPPLPYLKKLPEGVVPVPEKRDVEKKTEEEKNELPDETINNRYRNKINDIALKEDAKRADEADKENGAHEVFDQHIYDNFAFGEANEPIKNAEKQNFNKQHIDQLAIEGNKIYDNEDNQQIEENEPEDDYADNMGRMKDPVVRN; this is encoded by the exons ATGACCACCTCAAGAATAGTGCGCGGCACCAAGGCCCGAATCTTTCTGTACATATGCGGAGTTTTGATAATAACCGGAATCATAGCGTGTTACAACAACACACTTTCCCAACTTGAGGATGCCAGAAAGTCCAATGAAATCTGCCATCAGCAGGAAGAGAACTTATCAACGCAGCTTCAAG TCATATCAGATTATAAGCAACGACTGGAGAAGTCATTAAAGACAGAGAAAGCAGAACACCAGCAAGTTAAGCATGACTTGGAAAATAAACTAAATGAggagaaattgaaaaatgagaaatcCATCAATGAGGccaatgtcagatttaccacCCTGCAGcagcattttaatttattgcaaaCACAATATGATGATATGCAAGCCAAGTTGAAACAGGTGCAGGAAGAGCTCAAGGAGGTCAAAGTTTCAAAGGAAAGCTTGAAG AGCAAATATCTTGAGTTGTTAGATAAAACTGAACATCTGCAAGCTGACAAGGAGGATTTGCAAAAGCAAGTAGAGCAACATGTGAAGGATAATGGTGAAGACCAGAGCAACATCAATCATTTGACAAAGATAAACCATGAATTACAGAGGGAAATGGCAGAGTTGAGG GGAAAATGCTCGGGTTACGAATCCATCCAAGCTCCGAAGGTGGTCCCGGAGACGTCGTCGCCCCACCAGACGCACAACTTCAGCAAGCAACTCCAGATCGACCCCAACCAGTACCAGATCAAGCTCGACGAAAAACCCGCGGCGGAAGCTCCGCGGCCCGAAGCCCAGCAACGGATGATCCTGGGTCCCCCCAACCAAAACTTAAAGACCCCGACGAAGTCGACGACATCGTCGAGCCTGCAGGCGTCGCAGGGCAGCCTGAACGGGGCGCGGCCCCTCCTCATCCCCACGGTGACCCCGAAGAGTGCCAACAAAAACCGCCCGCCGCTGCCGTACCTGAAGAAACTACCGGAGGGAGTGGTGCCCGTGCCCGAGAAGCGCGACGTGGAGAAGAAGACTGAAGAGGAGAAGAACGAGCTGCCGGACGAGACGATCAACAATCGCTACCGGAACAAGATCAACGATATCGCGCTGAAGGAGGACGCGAAGAGGGCGGACGAGGCCGACAAAGAGAACGGCGCCCACGAAGTGTTCGACCAGCACATCTACGACAACTTCGCGTTCGGGGAGGCGAACGAGCCGATTAAGAATGCCGAGAAGCAAAATTTCAACAAGCAGCACATAGATCAGTTGGCGATAGAAGGCAACAAGATCTACGACAACGAAGATAATCAACAGATCGAAGA
- the LOC138132208 gene encoding putative leucine-rich repeat-containing protein DDB_G0290503, with protein sequence MVWTYFAIAVNLFVCGVVAVPTQNDIAKSFQAAVHHQDLQSILMSIEERLRNLDSIYSMHLSPTLEDKLEQYQRKLESIDTKIIRLESLVMLNLDKISENISTKNFKDDIAKTNLVKKVDGVYEGISHRLNYIDRKLETTTNKIQGKLEATVTRLEKMDDSFTRKNEDIEIELSDAITAIDDLKTSQSVTEENILNNTNEIFEVNLKEQMLLMQSFNDKSNKAIATLYANATRDFGRFEESIGEGLKVVNETDRFLKSLKLELKRELNEYAVKVGEMNSENWKTGTILQNKQTSLETILNSTKTEIQNGLRALMVLIGKISNKEPPQSDESQINKLNEKIDSNFEKVFFAQNLFMDSCYRLQMDESQIESKISDILEKLIETFEQKTAIEIKDIKNLEKVIKNHDGHVTRNLHQANTNIVSLYEKMTQGHRQFDGNLKKVTDHLNALFSLIQDTLADENGALSSKNVNLLLRDLKEMEKKISSLYRRSDDITSSVEEIKGIVEGLDRGNSTEMIDEYFRNISRIIAGMEAKVNTAYLYYYYNRSKIDAINQNLTQKLGEVTDAIKDNMGSSNDGVESSTTPESTENKRERTKKLIAQIFGKKAEANDTTPTERSLLTNCDPDMQSIIDVRGNFDCETQTELQETTEHLEAKTTVKQPEEDEYEEANLQQVAV encoded by the exons GACTTGCAGTCGATCCTGATGTCGATAGAGGAACGGCTCAGGAACTTGGACAGCATCTACTCGATGCACCTCTCACCCACCCTCGAAGACAAATTAGAACAGTACCAAAGAAAACTCGAATCGATCGATACGAAAATAATCCGACTGGAATCGCTGGTGATGCTGAACTTGGACAAGATCTCGGAGAACATCAGCAcgaaaaatttcaaagacGACATCGCCAAGACCAACCTGGTGAAGAAAGTGGACGGCGTCTACGAAGGCATCAGTCACAGACTCAACTACATCGACAGGAAATTAGAAACCACCACGAACAAGATACAG GGTAAACTGGAGGCGACGGTGACGCGTTTGGAAAAGATGGACGACAGTTTCACCAGGAAGAACGAAGACATCGAGATCGAGCTGTCGGACGCCATCACTGCCATCGACGACTTGAAAACCAGCCAAAGCGTCACGGAGGAGAATATTCTGAACAACACCAACGAAATCTTCGAA GTGAACCTGAAGGAGCAAATGTTGCTGATGCAGAGCTTCAACGACAAGTCGAACAAGGCAATTGCGACTCTGTACGCGAACGCCACAAGAGATTTTGGCAGGTTCGAGGAGAGCATCGGAGAGGGACTGAAGGTCGTCAACGAAACGGATCGATTTTTGAAAAGCCTCAAGCTGGAACTGAAAAGGGAACTGAACGAATACGCCGTTAAA gtGGGCGAAATGAActcggaaaattggaaaactgGGACAATATTGCAAAACAAACAGACCTCGCTAGAAACCATCTTAAATTCCACAAAAACAGAAATCCAAAATGGTTTGCGAGCCCTTATGGTTCTCATCGGTAAAATCTCGAACAAAGAACCTCCACAGTCAG ACGAGTCCCAAATCAACAAACTGAACGAGAAGATCGATTCGAATTTTGAGAAGGTCTTCTTCGCCCAAAACCTGTTCATGGACAGCTGCTACAGGCTGCAAATGGACGAGTCCCAGATCGAATCCAAAATTAGCgacattttggaaaaactGATCGAGACTTTCGAGCAAAA AACCGCCATCGAAATTAAAGACattaaaaatttggaaaaggtCATCAAAAATCACGACGGACATGTGACGAGAAACTTGCATCAGGCCAATACCAACATCGTCAGTCTTTACGAGAAAATGACCCAAGGACATCGCCAATTCGACGGCAACCTGAAGAAAGTCACTGACCATTTGAACGCTTTGTTTTCGCTAATTCAAGACACTTTGGCCGATGAGAACGGAGCGCTGTCGTCGAAGAATGTAAAT ttgttgTTACGCGATCTGAAGGAGATGGAAAAGAAGATCTCGTCTTTGTACAGGCGGAGCGATGACATCACGAGTTCCGTGGAAGAAATAAAAGGAATAGTGGAGGGTCTGGATCGTGGAAATTCCACAGAGATGATCGACGAATATTTTAGGAACATCTCGAGGATAATCGCGGGGATGGAGGCGAAAGTAAACACTGCCTACCTCTACTATTATTACAACAGAAGCAAAATCGACGCGATTAATCAGAATTTAACACAGAAATTAGGCGAAGTTACAGACGCCATTAAGGACAACATGGGGTCCTCAAACGATGGGGTCGAGTCTTCGACGACTCCCGAATCGACTGAAAACAAGAGGGAAAGAACAAAGAAACTGATCGCGCAAATATTCGGGAAAAAAGCCGAAGCTAATGACACAACACCGACGGAAAGGTCTCTACTGACAAATTGTGATCCAGATATGCAGAGCATAATCGACGTGAGGGGCAATTTCGACTGCGAAACCCAGACTGAACTCCAAGAAACCACAGAACACTTGGAAGCAAAAACCACAGTGAAACAACCTGAAGAGGATGAATATGAAGAAGCAAACTTGCAACAAGTCGCAGTATAG